The Brassica oleracea var. oleracea cultivar TO1000 chromosome C6, BOL, whole genome shotgun sequence genomic interval ATAAGCAGAGAAAGCATAGGGGAAAAGAAAAAAGCAAAGAGAGAGAGGAACTTGCCTGCAGACCAACATCAGGGAGAGTTGATGTGATAGAATGCTGAATGGTGACAGTAAACGACCCATGAGAGTGAGAGGTTGGGCCTGTTCACCCAAAGTTAGGAAAGGAAATGCAGATGGATGATGACAAGTGAAGTGAGAAGGAGAGGCTTCCTTACTGGTTCTTCGCCGCCGCCTAGGAAGAAGAAGGTCACCATCTTTATCAACACTAATAGTCATCGACTGATCATTGGAGGAATCGAGTAGTGGATAAGAAGAGAAGGTGAAGTGGGAAAGAAAGGGTCCGATAGTGGCGGGTGGGCAACCCAGATGAATCTCGCTCATCACATGATCAATCTCTGAATCCTCCATCGATCTTATGCTCGAGAAAAAAACTAGTTGAATTCGTCAATTGTTAGGGTTCTTCGTGCAGATCTAGGGATCGCTGGGGGTATTTTTAACTTCTTTTTTTTTTTTTAAATAAAATAAAACTAAGCTTTTTTTGAATCATCACTTTCGGTTTACAAAGAAATCATTCAGATACACAGACACGAATGGTAACTGAAGAAGAAAGATCAGTTTCGTGTGAGAGCATCTACGCGAGCCGCGACCTCATCAAAATCTGGGACGTTGGGCTGCCACGACGCTGTTCGACGACTCATCTTCAAGTATTTGATTATTTAGTTGAATTACTTTAGAGGAGGAGTATGTGTTACTAAAAACCAACGATTCTTAGACACATTTGATTATAGTTATAACATGTGATCTCTTTTATTGAACCAACATTTTGGATCCCAATTAGGCATTGGGCCCATAAAATGGCTAATGTCATTTGATCGCCCTAACCCCTACCTAACAGAAGCACGTCGTCAACGCAAAGGTAGGTGGCCTGTTTAGATTTAGGGATGGATCAATGCTTTGGGTAATTTGGTCGTAGTTTTTGGTGGTATCCACTAATTAGGGAAGAAAGGCGAAGCCGTTGAAAGAGCCAAAGCTAGTAAACTAAAAAGAAAGATTACCATTGGTGTTAATTCAAGTGTTATTTCTTGTTCTGAATTTCAGTTCTGCATACTTACATCCATTGCTTTATATAGCCAAATCTCAAAATGCATTGTATAGATCAGAATCTTCGTGTCTTGTTCCAGAATCCAAACTATGTCCGCATTTCAGAATACACACGCAGAATCAATGTTTCTCTAATCATTATACAAAATTTTAAGGGAAAGATAGATCTGGCATAGTACGTTGGATTGATCTGGCCAGAAGGAAGATTAGAAGTTCCCAGGACACTTGTGCTTTAGCTCTGCTTGTTTGTAGTTTCTAGTCTAAAAGTTTTTTAAAAGAGCTTCTAGCCTTCAAGACATCTCTCAATTCGACTGCTTTCGCTTTCTTCTTATTATTGTGATCTGTGTCCCTACGTAAATGAGAAAAGATAAACTAAAAGAGAGGTACTACTCCACGTTTCTCCTTTTTTGTTGTCTTTATTTATTTATAATAAAAGATAATGATGTGATGATAGGGGATTGCGTGGCATTTCTTTTGAATCTACATAAAACATAGGTGTAATTGACATTTTTAGTTTACATATTAATCTACCAGATGACAAAAAAAAAAAAAAATTCTTCCGCCGGTGGACAACTCATAAAAGAAGTGGAGTGTGAATTTAGGTGGATTTAGTTTGAGTAAATTTAATTGGAACCATGATTGTTTAGCCTATCATCAAAGTATAATACATTTTTCTTTTTTAATTAATAATTGAACATGCGAAAGAAAGAAAAATAATAAACAGAGGAAAGGCAGGAAGAGAGATGTAAAGGTGGCGGGAGTGGGTTGGGTGAGATCATACGAAAAGGACGGTGCCCTCTCTCAATCTTTTATCTTCCTTCTTCGACTGAAAACTATGAGAGCTCTTGTTTCACGTTTCTCATCGCCAAAAAAGGACAAAATCCCAATCCGCTTTTTACTCGGAAAGTTGTAGACGTACACAATCAAATCCCTCGGGCAGGTTAAAGGCATTGAATCTTTACAAATAAAGATAAACCTTTTTTTTCTTAAAAGAATACTAATTCGAAGAAGAAAGATATCGACATGGATTTCTGGCCGGAGTTTATGGCGAGCAGCTGGGGAAGGGAGTTCGTCGCCGGTGGATTCGGAGGCGTTGCCGGTATCATTTCCGGCTATCCCTTGGACACGCTGAGAATTCGTCAGCAACAGAGCTCCAAATCCGGATCTGCCTTCACCATTCTCCGCCGGATGCTCGCCGTGGAGGGTCCCTCCTCACTCTACAGAGGCATGGCTGCACCCTTGGCCTCCGTCACCTTTCAGGTTCTTCTTTCTTAGATTCACCTTTTTTGTATCACATCGTCTCATGAATATCCCATCCATCCTCTCATCATAACTTTTTTTTATTAAAAGAAAAGCATTGATTCCACTCGCATATTCTTTTGTGCACATGTGATTTACTCATCGTTGTCTTCTTCTTCTTGTGATCATGTCACAGAATGCTATGGTATTCCAGATATATGCAATACTCTCTCGCTCCTTTGATTCCTCTGTTCCCATGGAAGAGCCTTCTTCCTACAGAGGCGTTGCTCTTGGTGGGGTTGGCACTGGCGCTGTGCAGAGCCTCTTGCTTAGCCCCGTCGAGCTCATCAAGATTCGTCTTCAGCTGCAGCAGAGCAACAGCGGTCCCATCAGCTTGGCTAAGACCATCCTTAGGAGAGAAGGGCTAAAGGGGATTTACAAAGGCCTCACCATAACTGTTCTCAGAGATGCTCCAGCTCACGGGTTTTACTTCTGGACTTACGAGTACGTACGAGAAATGCTTCATCCCGGCTGCAGGAAGAGTGGAGAAGAAACTCTTAGGACCATGCTGGTCGCAGGTGGCCTGGCTGGTGTGTCCAGTTGGGTCATTTGCTATCCTCTTGATGTCGTCAAGACCAGGCTTCAACAAGGAGGTCATGGGGCTTACGAGGGCATTGCTGATTGTTTTCGTAAAAGCATCGCACAGGAAGGCTATGGGGTTCTCTGGCGTGGCCTCGGGACTGCAGTTGCCAGGGCCTTTGTTGTTAATGGTGCCATTTTTGCTGCTTATGAGGTTGCCTTGAGGTGTTTATTCACTCAATTGACGTCCGCTGATGTTGTCACAAGAGATTTGAGTAAAAAGCCAAAAGAAGACGCCTTGAAGATTCATAAAGAGTGAATGTAGTTAATAATATTGTTAGCACAGAAAATTTGAGTTAGGATTTGGATTGCATGGTCATACAAATCTGACTCACTTTAAGTAGAAAGTCCGTCTGTGATAAATAGTTGTTGCTCCAACTTCTCTGTGCCATAGAGAAGTTGGAAAACCGATCCTAAAACACAAAGAAAACAGATGAAATGAAATTTGGTTACCTTAACAAAAGTTTGTTTCTCTAAGGCGTCAAAGGTGGAGTCCTACTTGAGTGACAGTAATCTACCCAGATACTGCTACATTTTACTCTAGTCCATGAGTAGTTTCTTAGGTAACCGGATGGGATTTTGACATATGGTCATACACCTCACACTTGTATGCTACTCCAATACTTTGGCGAAAAGACAGACAAACAGACTTGAAACAGAGAGTAGTAGTGTTTTAGTTACTAAATCCATACCTTATATACGACAATGCAACTTGTATGGAAGAGAAATTGACACTTTCCATCACTAGTTTATCGACATATAATAGAAGAAGCCATTTACTCTCAGACCACCGGAGTCAGAAGTGATTCCCCAGCAAAGTGCGCTTCCAAGTTAGCCACCACAAGATCTGCCATGGCATTCTCTGTCTCTACAGTGCCACTCCCAACGTGGGGAAGCAAAACCACATTTTGAAGCCCAAAGAGCTCCTCGGGCACGTGTGGCTCCTGCTCAAACACGTCCAGCGCAGCCCCACCTAGGCGGCCTTCTGTTAGAGCATTTACTAGCTCTTGCTCATCAACATGTGGCCCACGCCCTATGTTTATCAGCACACCCTTTGCTCCTAATGCATCCATGACATTCCGATTCACAATGTGTCTGGTTTCGTCAGTCAATGGGCAGGCCACGACGAGGATGTCTGAGTTTTGAGCAAGCTCAACCACCGTTGGATAATACTTGTAGCCTAAATCAGGCTTCACTCTTCTAGAGTAGTAACTGACTGGGCAGCTAAAGGCTTCAGCCCTCTTGGCGATGGCAGTCCCAATTCTACCTAGACCGAGGATGCCTAGTGATTTGCCACTAAACTGAATCAACAAGAAAAAAGAATGTTGACATAGATCACAAATGTGCACATGCGACTGTGATACTTTCTAATTGTTGAAACAAGCGACTGTGTCAATCACAAAACAAATAAGAAGAGAAAAATTAAAGTCTAGTTTAGACCTAATAGTCATGCGATTGGTATCTATGTATTCTAAAATGCAAGTAGTAGGTGCTCTTCAGGTCAGTCAGTATAAGTGAAGAGTAGAGAGAGAGACACCTTAGTAGTGAGTTGAAAATCTCCATACTTCCATTTACCGCTCCTCACATAGCGATCGCACTCACATAAGCGTCGGAGGAGAGTCAGTATTAGGCTAATCGCGACATCTGCCACGTCTTCGGTGAGAACGTCCGGAGTGTTGGTGACTCGGATCCCTTTTTCCTTGCATTTCCCCAAATCGATCTTATCGATGCCGACGCTGAAGCTGGAGATGATCTCAAGCTTGGGGAGATCATTGATGAGCTCAGCGTCAGCGCCTGTAGAAGCGTTTCCAACGACGGCGCCGATTGAGTTCCGATGGGTTTCCAGAAAGACGGATTTCTCCTGGAAATTCCAAAAGCGAATAAGGTTGAAGCGCTTCTGAAGCTCGTTCTCGAGGTAGGAGGACATAGGGCACATCATAAGGACTCCGATTGATTCCATACTTTCTACTTTCTGGAAAGCAAAAAAGTTTGCCAAGTAGAGTAGATGATGGTATAAGCTTAGACGATAATGTGTGTTGGGCCCTCCTAAGATAGAAAGTGAAGCTACATAGAGATAAAAATGGAGCCCATAACAGAAATAGCCCATTTTCATTTGATCACATGCAAGAAACATCTCAAACTTATGGACGGACAAGATTGCACGTCTGAAATTCATGCAACTTAAAAATAACGCACTCTATGTAGCACATTCCCCTTTTGACGATTGTATTCAACTTCCGCTATATAATCATCAACTCCCTAATTAATCATATGCTACCGGGTTCTTTTGGTTTCAGTCGAGTATGATGCTCTTGATGTAGCAAAAAATGTGTTGGACAATAGAATGATTGCAAAGGATAGAGAGATGGTTGTTTTTTTCTTACAAAACTTAATTATCAGATACTTATAATATAGGTAACAATATCTCCATAAGAGTGATGACACCTAGTGTGAGTTGTCATCAAAAATCTTCAAAGTGTTGAGCACGAGCCTGGTACAAAAGTTTGATGCTGGAGATAATGTACAATTCAAAAAAGGTTTATTTCAACCTAACCCCTTTATCTATTTATTTGTGGAGTAAACATGCATTCTGTTTAAAGATATATAGTCTGATGATCTCTATCACTTGGAACCTGAAAGTTGAACCAGTATCACGTGAATAACAAGGGTTTGTGCAAGAAAGACCTGACATTAGGCGAAAATTGATTGACTAGCTTAAACCGCGTTTTCGATCTATCGGTTTGTTAATTTGATAGAGGCACGAGGAAACTTGTGCATCATACGATGTCCATGAATGGTTTGTCTCATACCTGCTGTTGGTTTTTTCCTCCATTAGTCCAAAACCCAAAAAATCATGATCCATATTAAGAGTCCAAAAGTAGAGCACAAGGAAGAAGAATTATCTACAATTATGGAGAAGAAGAGAGAAAGTTACGGAGTACAATAATTAATGTTAGATATTTTGAAATAAGATAATAATTTAGAGAAATCTAGAATATGTTAGAGTTTGCTCATTCACTTGTATAAATAGGGGTGCTTAGCACCATTTGTATCATCCAAGAATAAAAAAAAGTAATAGAAAGGAAACATTTCATAAAGAGTTCTAAAAGTCTCCAAGAAATCTCCAAACACAAGCCTTAGTAGAAAATCTCTTTCCTAAAATACAAAGGCTGTCTCAAACATAAACCGTCTACATTCCATCTTAACTGCTGCCTGCAGTAACTTAAACCTTACTCTTTTCTTTTCTTTTGTAATCAATATTTTTTCCATAATCAAAGTTTACCCTTTTGTTTCCATCTTTGCTGAATTTGTAACTTGGAAGATATGTGTATTTTGAAATGCTTCCTGTTTGAAGGCTGGAATCTGATGAGAAAACCTTCTCATTTCCGCCTTTGGAATCTCTAAACAACCCGCATCTGACCCATGCTTCCTTGTGTATACAGAAGTGAAGCCTTTAGGAGTCAAAGCCATCACCTTTATGTTCTCCTTCTTTGACCTGTAACTTTCCACCACTTCTACAATATCAAGATCATCTTCGGTGCTGTCACACTTCTTATGTATAGCCCAGATCTCACCTTTCCTTGGGTACACTCTGACTAACCAATTCCTCTTCCTAGCTATAAAAGGATAGACCCGATGTGAGAAGCTCGTCGGACAAAGGATTTTGCATGTCCTAGTATGTTCCTATGCATATCAGTGGCTGACACGTGTACAGCCATGTACATGTAAAAGAACTCTAACGGTAAAAAAAATGATTGTAAAATGGCCACTTGGATTGAAGATGTTTAGTTCTATGTTTAAATATGAAGAAAATAATGATGATCTGTTTATGTTTTAATTAGGCCTGGGCATAAAATCCGGAACTCGAAATCCGAACCGAACCCGAACCGAAAAACCCGACCCGTTATCCGACCCGAAACGTAAAAATACCCGAACGGGTCTTTTAGGGTGGTACAAAAAATATCCGAACCCGAAGTGTTATTAACCGAACCCGAACGGGTAACCCGAAAAATCCGAAATTAATAGTCAATATAAATATTTTGAAATATATATAAGTATTCCAATTATTAAATTTAATATTTGTGGTAATATTATATATAATAATAAATACTAAAATTCTAATAAATGCTTTAAGTACACAATTAGTTATAAATATGTATTTTATAATTGGCTCATTGAAATAAAAAGTCTACTCTCTATAAGGCAATACATATTGTTTACAAATGATGTCTGTTTTCATGCTTGATTTAACATTTTATTGTTATTTTATCAATTTTATATGTGATAGATTAATTTTTATTTAATTTAGATGTTTTTCTTTATGTTTTACTTCAAAAAATTTGTTTTTTACTTTGGTTATATCCGAATCGAACCGATATAACCCGAATCCGTACGATATATGATTACTTTATGGGTTTTATGATGCAATACAATTTTGAACCGAACCCGAAGTGTTATTATCCAAACCCGACCCGTACTAATAAAATTTTAGTATGGGACCTAGAAGCGTAAACCCGAAAATCCGAAAATCCGAAAAACCCGACCCGAATGCCAACGGGTACCCGAACGTCCAGGCCTAGTTTTAATAAATCATATTTTTTGTAATTGAACTAGAATAAAACTAAAAAATCAAATCGGTTGAATTGGAAAATACAAACAAAACCAAATTAAACCGAACCAAATTGAACTAAAACTGAACTGAACACAAACAAAACCGAACTAAAATCGAACCAAACCAAAAATAAACCAAACCAAATTAATTTGGATTGACTTTGTTTCAAGTTTTCTTAGACCCAAATAACCCAAACCAAACAGAACCCATACCGAAACTGTAATTGAACCGAAATGCCCACCACCCCTACTTCTCGAGCAAAATAAATTGCAGTTGTAATTATCAGAGTTTTATGAGTCCGTCTAAAGAGCCTACTCGATCTATCTCTTATATATTAATTGAGAAACATTACAACCTTTAAGTGTAGGCACGTGTCATCACCATAATGAAATTCAGAATCCTTAGAAAATATGTTGTCCAATTAAGTATATATTATACTTTTCATTAAACTAATCATAAAATTAATTAAAGTGTATAATTACTATTTTCTTTTCTTTCATTAAATAAAAGTTACGGAATTACCAAATATGACTAATATATATATGACAAATAATGATTTTAATAATAAAGATTTGATAACAATTTATATCACATCCACAGTTTTTGTTTAATTTTAAGGGACATCTGTGAATATCCACTCATGTGACGTAAGTACACAAAGCTATCCAATCCAATTAAAAGTTTTTTTTTTGTAGAAGATCCTCACTAACTAAATAAAACACATATGCAGAACTGGTTACCGAAAAAGGCGATGAGTGCAACTAGAGTGGCTGGCATATTGCACACCTTGTAAGGATGAGAATGCATCCATTCTTGTCTCAGATTTGGACCAAATATGGGAAGCTGGTCTCAGCCACGGCTTCCAGCCTCTGTTGCTTGTACATCACTTCAAATACCTCTGATTCCCTACCTTCAGATGATATATATTGTTTCAGTAATTGTTATCATATATGTTATACAATAAGCCTTTGGAAGATGGATCCAGAATTTCACCTCTGTCTTCTTAGCTGATGGTTTCATTCAATCTATGGCTGATACAACTATAATTTTTCAAAGAAAGCCTACTATATTATTGCAATGCATGTGTTTGTTTGTACGTACGTTGTTGAGGAATTGCTAGTATGAAAAATGCTTCCGATTTGGCATCTTTCAAAGCTTTTTTTGGTCTAAAAAACATTATTCTTGGAACGAGTATCAGCCACAAAAGAAAAACATTATTCTTGGAAGTTTTCATATTCACAGAGTTTTCATTTTGCACACCACACCCAATTTGTTCATCCGGAAACAAAGAACAAGGCTGAATGCTACAATCCCGAATGATTGGCTTCAGATCCTCCTCAAAAGTTTCAATTGGTCGGTCAAAGTGACCACCAAAGTCAAAAGCATAGTTTCCTGGTTGAACAGGAATGGCATCATAGACCACCAGATTGTCAGGCTTCTGCAAAAGAAATTTTGTTTTTTTTTTTCTCCTTTTTACATCTCAACGGTAACATCTGTTGAATTTCTTTTTTACCAAAAAAGCAAAAAACAAAATATTGACACGTGGACTTTCTTTATAAACAAGCATGTTACTACTAAATCGCGGTGATCTTCTCCAAAATTTAACAATGGCCAACTTCTTTAATCACTCTACTATTCTTCGTTTCTCCAACCTCTCAAATTCAAAAACCGTGATTTTACCTAGAAACCTCGATCTATCTACATGGCGATTCCCAGAAGAACACAAGGACGCAAACCCTAATTTCAAGAAACGGCGGAGTTTCTCCAAGTATGGTGATGGTCGTTCCTCAAAAACAGATCCTTCTTACAAGAACAGGTTACGTTCACCGCGGTTCTCCGACGATCCCCAGAAGAACACAAGGACGTCAAGCCGTAATTTCAAGAAACAGGTTACGTTCACCGCGCGGTTCTCCGACGATCCCCAGGTGGTGTTTATCTGCGGCGGTATGAGTGAAAGTCCTCAGATTTCGGTACGGTTTTGTCTATTTCTGGGTTCCTGTGGAAATACCTTCTCGATTGTTTTCTAATCTCAATTAGGGTTTTGGGTGTTGAGAAAGTTGTGATTTTCAAGTGTTTTTGCTCTTGCAATTTCACTTCACTTCCGTAGATTCTTTTGGGGTTAATTGAAATTTTTTTAGTGAATTTGTGGCTAGAAGAATCAAGTAAAACTCTCTTTTGTTGTGTTGATGTAACTTTTGCAGGGGATACTTGTGTTACAAGGGACTTGGAACGACGAAATTCCATTCCACCCAACGGTTCCTATTCATCCAATTCACACACTCGTCTCCTTTTATCTCCCAATCTCTGAG includes:
- the LOC106300616 gene encoding mitochondrial arginine transporter BAC2, producing the protein MDFWPEFMASSWGREFVAGGFGGVAGIISGYPLDTLRIRQQQSSKSGSAFTILRRMLAVEGPSSLYRGMAAPLASVTFQNAMVFQIYAILSRSFDSSVPMEEPSSYRGVALGGVGTGAVQSLLLSPVELIKIRLQLQQSNSGPISLAKTILRREGLKGIYKGLTITVLRDAPAHGFYFWTYEYVREMLHPGCRKSGEETLRTMLVAGGLAGVSSWVICYPLDVVKTRLQQGGHGAYEGIADCFRKSIAQEGYGVLWRGLGTAVARAFVVNGAIFAAYEVALRCLFTQLTSADVVTRDLSKKPKEDALKIHKE
- the LOC106300614 gene encoding glyoxylate/hydroxypyruvate reductase A HPR2 produces the protein MESIGVLMMCPMSSYLENELQKRFNLIRFWNFQEKSVFLETHRNSIGAVVGNASTGADAELINDLPKLEIISSFSVGIDKIDLGKCKEKGIRVTNTPDVLTEDVADVAISLILTLLRRLCECDRYVRSGKWKYGDFQLTTKFSGKSLGILGLGRIGTAIAKRAEAFSCPVSYYSRRVKPDLGYKYYPTVVELAQNSDILVVACPLTDETRHIVNRNVMDALGAKGVLINIGRGPHVDEQELVNALTEGRLGGAALDVFEQEPHVPEELFGLQNVVLLPHVGSGTVETENAMADLVVANLEAHFAGESLLTPVV